The following is a genomic window from Abditibacteriaceae bacterium.
CTTCAAGTTTCGGACGATTTCTTCAATGCGCGTTGCAATTGCGCCTTCCGAAGCGCCGGGTGCGGTGTTCGCCAGAAGCGTAATCTGGCGCTGGCGGTTGACGCGCTCGATGGCTGCGGGGCCAGTCGAGCGGCTGAAATTCACAACCTGGTCGAGTGGCACCGCACCAAGTGAAGCCGAAGGCACGGTCAAAAGCGCGATGCCTTCTTCGTTGGAACGGAAATTCTGTTCGGCGCGAACGTGAACTTCGTATTGTTCGCCGCCCTGATCGAAGTAGCTGACGCGGTTGCCGCCAACCAGCAAACGCAAGGCGTTGGAAACGTCCGCCGGATTGACTCCAAGCTGCGCCGCAAGCGGGCGATTGATGTCGGCGGTTAATTCTGGCTTGCCCAAGACGAGGTTGGTGTCGGGTTCGACAACGCCCGGAATCTTGGCGATTTCGGCGACCGCTTTTTCGCTGGCAGCCTGCAAGACTTTCAAGTCCGGCCCCGCCATAACGTATTGAATTTTCGCTGCGCCACGTCGTCCGCCCAGACCACCAAACGAGTTGATCGCTGAAATGCCGGTTTTAATGCCTTGCTTTTCAAAGACCGGCCCGATTTCACGACGGACTTTCGTCACCATTTCCTGCTGCGTGATTTTGCGCTTATCGAGCGGCACCATCTTGACAAACAGGCTGCCTTCGTTGAGCGAACCATCGCCCGCGTTGAGCTGCGTAAATAAGATATTCGGGTCTTGCTTCAAACGCTTGGCGATAATCTGGCCTTGACGCAAGGTTTCCTGCAAGCTCGTTCCCTGCGGCAATTCGTAAGAAAACTGGAACTGGCTTTCGTCGTCTTCCGGCAGGAAGTTGAACGGAATCAGGCCGTTTTTAATGAGATAAACCGGCGAGGCTAATGTGCCCATGCAAATCAGCACAATCGCCCAGCGATGCGCCATGCTCCACTTGAGCATTGCGGTATAAGTGCGGTCGATAATCGCATAAAATCCGCGCGATTTACTATCGGCGTGGGCGTTGTTTCCCGCATGACTCACCGGAATATGGCTGCCCGGATCGTCGCCCGCAGGAGTACGGTCGATTTGGGTGTTACCAACCACGCTCGCGTGCGCGGCTTTTGCTTCGTCGCTGTTTGGGTTGTGTCCTTCGGGAGCTTTCAGCCAGCGCGCGCCCAAACTTGGCGTGAGCGTAAACGAAACCAAGAGCGAAACCATAATGGCAAACGCCATCGTCAGGCCAAACGAGTTCATGAAGCGGCCAACGATACCGCTCATAAACGCGACCGGCAAGAACACCGCAACCAGCGACAGCGTTGTCGCCAGAACCGCGAGGCCAATTTCACGCGTGCCGACAATCGCCGCATCGAACGGGTTCATGCCCTTTTCTTCGATCATGCGCCAGATGTTTTCTAAGACAACGATGGCGTCGTCGATAACGATACCAACCGCAAGAGTCAAAGCCAGCAGCGTGAGAAGGTTGAGCGTAAAGCCCATGTAATACATCAGCGCGAAAGTCGCGATGATGGACGTTGGAATGGCGATGGCCGAAATCAACGTGGTGCGCCAGTTCCACAAAAAGGCCAGAACAACGAGCGACGCCAGAATCGAACCGAGAATCAAATGCTCTTCAACCGAGTGAATCGCGGCTTCGATGTATTCGCTCTGGTCGCGCACAACCTGAATCTTGTAACCGCGCGGCGCGGCGGCGATTGCTTCCGTCAAGCGCTCCTGCACGCCTTCAATAACG
Proteins encoded in this region:
- a CDS encoding efflux RND transporter permease subunit; translation: MQKLAELCVRRPVFATVLILILVVVGWASFSRLGVDRFPSVDFPTVTVSTSLPGAAPEAVETEVTKIVEDAVGTLSGIDELRSTSSEGSSRVTVTFVLSKDVDVAVQEVRDKVSTIQRNLPEDVDPPIVQRFDPSAIPVMTIAISASRPIREVTEYADKVLRRRLESADGVGQVNVRGGLSRQINIWMDAFKMRAVGVTVTDVQQALASQNLEVPGGRIDQGARSLTLRTKGKLQNISDFGNVVLRASGGSEILLRDVARIEDGTVEPESYAEIDGVPTVSLSVVKQSGTNTLAVIEGVQERLTEAIAAAPRGYKIQVVRDQSEYIEAAIHSVEEHLILGSILASLVVLAFLWNWRTTLISAIAIPTSIIATFALMYYMGFTLNLLTLLALTLAVGIVIDDAIVVLENIWRMIEEKGMNPFDAAIVGTREIGLAVLATTLSLVAVFLPVAFMSGIVGRFMNSFGLTMAFAIMVSLLVSFTLTPSLGARWLKAPEGHNPNSDEAKAAHASVVGNTQIDRTPAGDDPGSHIPVSHAGNNAHADSKSRGFYAIIDRTYTAMLKWSMAHRWAIVLICMGTLASPVYLIKNGLIPFNFLPEDDESQFQFSYELPQGTSLQETLRQGQIIAKRLKQDPNILFTQLNAGDGSLNEGSLFVKMVPLDKRKITQQEMVTKVRREIGPVFEKQGIKTGISAINSFGGLGGRRGAAKIQYVMAGPDLKVLQAASEKAVAEIAKIPGVVEPDTNLVLGKPELTADINRPLAAQLGVNPADVSNALRLLVGGNRVSYFDQGGEQYEVHVRAEQNFRSNEEGIALLTVPSASLGAVPLDQVVNFSRSTGPAAIERVNRQRQITLLANTAPGASEGAIATRIEEIVRNLKLGPEYTAAPTGTAKEQAKSGAAFMLALLMSLVFMYLVLAAQFESWVHPITILLSLPLTVPFALWSLFFFGQSLNIFSMLGVLVLFGVVKKNAILQIDHTNKLREDGYNRYDAIIQANRDRLRPILMTTIAFVAGMLPLVLSSGVGAGTNKAIGTVIFGGQSMSLLLTLLATPVAYSFFDDLTNWFERSKQRVFGGRRTTNPKSPVVAAVDSTNK